In one Leptospira fletcheri genomic region, the following are encoded:
- a CDS encoding single-stranded DNA-binding protein: MKNLSIAVVDGFLTGDPELKKISSGKSVANFTLAVNHSFKKVEGEEPEVSYLDVEVWDRSAENCAEYLKKGKKATVVGYLKQDRWKNQEGQNRSKLKIVAEEVRFDSHVDRKEREAA; the protein is encoded by the coding sequence ATGAAAAATCTATCCATCGCAGTAGTCGACGGCTTCCTGACGGGAGATCCCGAGCTGAAAAAGATCTCCAGCGGCAAATCCGTAGCGAACTTCACACTTGCAGTGAATCACAGCTTTAAAAAGGTCGAAGGAGAGGAACCTGAGGTTTCTTATCTCGATGTTGAAGTTTGGGATCGCTCGGCCGAGAACTGCGCCGAATACCTAAAAAAAGGAAAAAAAGCTACGGTGGTCGGTTATTTAAAGCAGGATCGTTGGAAAAACCAGGAAGGGCAAAACCGATCCAAACTCAAGATCGTCGCGGAAGAAGTGCGATTCGATAGTCATGTAGATCGCAAAGAGAGGGAAGCCGCATAA
- a CDS encoding OB-fold protein, protein MFEVIRTNQPDDPSKALDPENIDDRQAEFDANKDLYIKQFCNMKILGERNEGQILGVIVREYPTNPYFKSIWKFKKIANKLYLIEVDETTLGYPQYEYRDLKSEFESNALKASSELQGKIIGVNGTVWKVDKDLLGKPYIAFSGLEETGNSFDFGFLKCFLLPETLGLARMVEKGQRINVTGKLVGQEFIKIELKECAISESTVRGEGNEDSNWQ, encoded by the coding sequence ATGTTTGAAGTTATTCGTACGAACCAACCTGACGATCCCAGTAAGGCGCTCGATCCTGAAAATATCGATGATAGACAAGCCGAATTTGATGCGAATAAGGACCTTTACATTAAACAATTTTGCAATATGAAAATTCTGGGTGAACGGAACGAAGGACAAATTTTAGGAGTGATCGTTCGTGAATATCCAACAAATCCTTATTTCAAATCTATATGGAAGTTTAAAAAAATAGCAAATAAACTTTACTTAATCGAAGTCGACGAAACGACACTAGGTTATCCTCAGTACGAGTATAGAGATCTAAAGTCCGAATTCGAATCCAATGCATTAAAAGCCTCTTCCGAACTGCAAGGGAAAATCATCGGAGTCAACGGAACCGTTTGGAAAGTGGATAAAGACCTTTTGGGAAAACCGTACATCGCTTTTTCCGGATTGGAAGAAACGGGAAATTCTTTTGATTTCGGTTTCTTAAAATGTTTCCTTTTACCGGAAACTTTAGGATTAGCCAGAATGGTAGAAAAAGGGCAGAGAATCAATGTAACAGGAAAGCTTGTCGGACAGGAATTTATAAAGATTGAACTAAAGGAATGCGCTATTAGCGAAAGTACTGTCAGGGGAGAAGGAAACGAAGATTCAAATTGGCAGTAG
- a CDS encoding lectin-like protein → MKRMVPFLVLALLLSAGNVLMASRGAVVPNPIDLFEQSPEAKAIGIQRQIQREVNLPVHKALFYGTHNSYNSKAYAGPFFSYSFPNQQYSITDQLRLGARFIELDVHYVLGAHFAKDFLLCHAQANGVGCNVFDRPVGNGLSEIQNWISAPQNQNEIIILYIEDYIDNRADQFLSIVKSYLGPYLYEYSTGACGDVPSPDNMPKLKDMLSSGKRILLMSDFCYPGVWNSYFKQMFFGNFSIHPKDFRGYPDCNWSRSTYDSSMTRVYNDSTNYFGIYNGAKETGVFTNSNIPQMLSCGVSVFGIDQFNPDFAKLGLWSWGVGEPNNYNNNEHCAQVRSDGRWNDNNCSVNFRYACKDGSGNWAITDSSGNWSNGRSACAAYGWQFSSPLTPYETTKLQEAKTSKGASDVWVDLTDQYREGYWERGR, encoded by the coding sequence ATGAAGAGAATGGTTCCGTTTTTGGTCCTCGCCCTGCTTTTGTCAGCCGGCAACGTCCTAATGGCGAGCCGGGGAGCGGTCGTCCCGAATCCGATCGATTTATTCGAGCAATCTCCGGAAGCGAAAGCGATCGGCATCCAAAGGCAAATCCAAAGAGAAGTTAATTTACCCGTTCATAAGGCGCTATTTTACGGGACCCACAATTCCTATAACAGTAAGGCATACGCAGGTCCTTTCTTTTCCTATTCGTTTCCCAACCAGCAATACTCGATTACGGATCAGCTTCGGCTAGGAGCCAGATTCATCGAACTAGACGTGCATTACGTTTTGGGAGCGCATTTCGCGAAAGATTTTCTACTTTGTCACGCGCAAGCTAACGGAGTCGGGTGTAACGTCTTTGATCGCCCGGTAGGAAACGGACTCTCCGAGATCCAAAATTGGATCTCCGCACCTCAAAATCAGAACGAAATCATTATCCTTTACATAGAGGATTATATAGACAATCGTGCGGATCAATTTTTGAGTATCGTCAAAAGTTACCTCGGCCCTTATCTCTACGAATATTCCACCGGAGCTTGCGGCGATGTTCCGAGTCCCGATAACATGCCTAAGTTAAAGGACATGCTTTCTTCCGGCAAAAGAATCCTCCTCATGAGCGACTTCTGCTATCCGGGCGTATGGAATTCTTACTTTAAGCAGATGTTCTTCGGGAATTTCTCCATCCACCCCAAGGATTTTCGAGGATATCCGGATTGTAACTGGAGTAGAAGTACCTACGATTCTTCTATGACCAGAGTATATAACGATAGCACGAATTACTTCGGAATCTACAACGGAGCAAAGGAAACAGGAGTATTTACGAATTCGAATATTCCGCAAATGTTATCCTGCGGCGTAAGTGTCTTCGGAATCGACCAATTTAATCCGGATTTCGCAAAATTAGGACTCTGGTCTTGGGGGGTCGGGGAACCTAACAATTACAATAATAACGAACATTGCGCCCAGGTCAGAAGCGACGGTCGCTGGAACGACAATAATTGCTCCGTGAATTTCCGTTACGCCTGCAAAGACGGTTCCGGAAATTGGGCGATTACGGATTCTTCCGGTAATTGGAGCAACGGCCGAAGCGCTTGTGCGGCGTACGGTTGGCAATTCTCTTCGCCTTTGACTCCGTATGAAACAACGAAACTGCAGGAAGCCAAAACTTCCAAAGGAGCCTCCGACGTTTGGGTCGATCTGACCGACCAATACAGGGAAGGTTATTGGGAAAGAGGTAGATAA
- a CDS encoding TetR/AcrR family transcriptional regulator, which translates to MSKSLGWKKLSEDVRRESILTGAMRCFFSKGFEKTSVQDIADAAGLTKGGIYFHFDSKEEIRDTLIRGFLNLDRFGFQDPEVLRLPAHLRLGEYLERLANRLAIEGNCSPRLFAEATADGGTMEDEIIAFYDSLEAVFSSTIEEGQKNGLLVATLSPSVLAKTILAVFDGLQIQSDISPTRRKLQTQGRDVLRSFFKNLLFVHRPDCQSDV; encoded by the coding sequence ATGTCCAAAAGCCTTGGTTGGAAAAAGCTCTCCGAAGATGTGCGCAGGGAATCCATATTGACCGGCGCTATGCGTTGCTTCTTTAGCAAGGGTTTCGAAAAGACCTCCGTTCAGGACATAGCGGATGCGGCAGGACTCACCAAGGGTGGAATTTACTTTCATTTCGATAGTAAAGAAGAAATCCGAGATACTCTGATCCGAGGTTTCCTAAATCTGGATCGTTTCGGATTCCAAGATCCCGAAGTGTTGAGACTCCCTGCCCATCTTCGTCTGGGCGAATATCTGGAACGTCTTGCAAATCGCCTTGCTATCGAAGGAAATTGTTCTCCACGATTGTTCGCGGAAGCAACCGCTGATGGTGGAACTATGGAAGATGAAATCATCGCCTTTTATGATTCTTTGGAAGCCGTCTTTTCATCCACGATAGAGGAAGGACAAAAGAACGGACTTTTGGTTGCAACGCTTTCCCCTTCGGTTCTTGCCAAAACGATTTTAGCCGTATTTGACGGGTTACAAATTCAGTCGGATATCTCCCCGACTCGCCGCAAATTGCAAACTCAAGGAAGGGATGTTTTACGTTCTTTCTTTAAGAATCTGCTTTTTGTCCATAGACCGGATTGCCAGTCAGATGTCTGA
- a CDS encoding response regulator has protein sequence MNNSRNFEILYAEDNPSDAELTMRGFKKRNLFNRISHVRDGEEALDFLFCRGKFADRDANEVPLFVLLDLKMPKVDGLEVLKAMKADNKLRVVPVIMLTSSSEEKDIVESYELGVNSYIVKPVEFEKLITTVAEIGQYWCIVNKSVI, from the coding sequence ATGAATAACTCGAGGAATTTCGAGATTTTATATGCGGAAGATAATCCGAGCGACGCTGAATTAACTATGAGAGGATTTAAAAAGAGAAATCTGTTCAATCGTATCTCACATGTTCGGGACGGAGAGGAAGCTCTCGATTTCCTATTTTGTCGAGGGAAATTCGCGGATCGGGATGCAAATGAAGTTCCGTTATTCGTTCTTCTAGATTTAAAAATGCCTAAGGTGGACGGGTTGGAAGTTTTGAAAGCGATGAAGGCGGACAATAAGCTCAGAGTGGTTCCGGTCATTATGCTGACTTCCTCCTCCGAGGAGAAGGATATAGTGGAAAGTTACGAGTTAGGAGTGAACAGCTATATAGTCAAACCCGTGGAATTCGAGAAACTGATCACTACCGTCGCCGAAATCGGACAATATTGGTGTATCGTGAATAAATCGGTGATTTAA
- a CDS encoding NADH:flavin oxidoreductase/NADH oxidase family protein: MNPISNLAKPLNLPNGTILPNRIAKAAMEEGLADRDFLPGKNMFRLYERWSRGGAGLLLTGNMMVDPGALTGPGNVILREDGSLDRFQKLAEIAQSGGSKLWMQINHPGRQVFGYISEIPVAPSAVKVQIPGRMLAKVFGTPRALTSDEIKRIIDRFIMGAKLAEKAGFNGVEVHSAHGYLLSQFLSPLTNLREDEWGGSLQNRARILLEIVKGVRSSTKREFCVGVKLNSADFQKGGFEEEDAIKVIEMLNETGIDLLEISGGNYESPAMQGTENTGTKQREAYFLNFAKKARNTAKMPLMATGGFRSGSIMEEAILSGVVDMIGIGTPFAFDPDCAAKLVSGKIEKTSVNLPNLANPALNSLSKISAIRVQFRRMAEGKDPKVPFSLVGNLIVEQIRARRNAKRYKRFIEAK; encoded by the coding sequence ATGAACCCGATTTCTAACCTAGCAAAACCGCTGAACCTCCCAAATGGCACGATCCTTCCGAATCGAATTGCGAAGGCGGCGATGGAAGAAGGGCTGGCGGATCGAGATTTTCTCCCGGGCAAAAATATGTTTCGTTTGTACGAGCGCTGGTCCCGCGGAGGAGCTGGTTTACTGCTTACCGGCAACATGATGGTGGACCCGGGAGCTTTGACTGGTCCAGGGAATGTCATTCTGAGAGAGGACGGAAGTCTAGATCGATTCCAAAAACTGGCAGAGATTGCACAGTCGGGAGGATCGAAACTCTGGATGCAGATCAATCATCCGGGACGGCAAGTATTCGGTTATATCTCAGAAATTCCGGTCGCTCCTTCGGCGGTTAAGGTTCAGATTCCGGGAAGAATGTTGGCTAAAGTTTTTGGAACTCCGAGGGCTCTGACATCCGATGAAATCAAACGCATTATAGATCGATTCATCATGGGAGCGAAGCTTGCAGAAAAGGCGGGTTTTAACGGGGTAGAGGTGCATTCCGCTCATGGATATTTGTTAAGTCAGTTTTTATCTCCCTTAACCAATCTTCGAGAGGATGAATGGGGCGGCTCCCTGCAAAATCGGGCGCGAATCCTATTAGAAATCGTTAAAGGAGTCAGGTCTTCCACCAAACGGGAGTTTTGCGTGGGAGTTAAATTAAATTCTGCGGATTTTCAGAAGGGAGGCTTTGAGGAAGAAGACGCGATAAAAGTGATCGAAATGTTAAATGAAACTGGGATCGATCTACTCGAGATTTCCGGAGGTAATTACGAATCCCCGGCGATGCAAGGAACGGAAAACACCGGGACGAAACAAAGAGAAGCTTATTTTTTGAACTTCGCCAAAAAGGCCCGCAATACGGCAAAAATGCCCTTAATGGCAACCGGAGGATTTCGGTCGGGATCGATTATGGAGGAGGCGATTCTCAGTGGGGTGGTCGATATGATCGGTATCGGGACTCCCTTCGCGTTCGACCCTGATTGTGCAGCTAAATTGGTTTCCGGAAAGATCGAAAAGACAAGCGTGAATCTTCCAAATCTTGCAAATCCGGCCTTGAATTCTCTTTCTAAAATATCCGCTATTAGAGTGCAGTTTAGAAGAATGGCAGAGGGAAAGGATCCGAAAGTCCCTTTTTCTTTAGTGGGCAATTTAATTGTTGAACAGATTCGCGCTAGGCGGAATGCGAAACGCTACAAACGATTCATCGAAGCAAAATAG
- a CDS encoding Spy/CpxP family protein refolding chaperone, whose translation MFRKVAKMTAILAVISSAIVFAQGCGHHKWLSPEKRAEMVVQKLKSELELNESQAATLEKIKGEVLAKRKELNLPEGHFLPKEAVDEIRGEKLNVDKWNKYGQEREKKKGELRTFILKKAVEFHAILTPAQRNKLADLITKFQDKFRKEKEEG comes from the coding sequence ATGTTTCGTAAAGTTGCAAAAATGACCGCTATCCTAGCCGTGATTAGTTCGGCTATCGTCTTCGCACAAGGTTGCGGTCATCATAAATGGCTTTCCCCTGAAAAAAGGGCGGAAATGGTCGTGCAAAAATTGAAATCCGAATTGGAGTTGAACGAGTCCCAAGCTGCGACCTTGGAAAAGATCAAAGGCGAAGTTCTTGCAAAGCGGAAAGAATTGAATCTGCCAGAAGGACATTTTCTTCCTAAAGAGGCGGTCGATGAAATTCGCGGCGAAAAACTGAATGTAGACAAATGGAACAAGTACGGTCAGGAAAGAGAAAAGAAAAAAGGGGAACTCCGGACTTTTATTCTGAAAAAAGCGGTAGAGTTTCACGCAATTCTGACTCCGGCACAAAGAAATAAGCTGGCGGATCTGATTACGAAGTTCCAAGATAAATTCCGGAAAGAGAAGGAAGAAGGCTGA
- a CDS encoding response regulator transcription factor, which produces MSYRSYKVLLAEDDETSADLLIHFLERYNFEVDHVVDGVAAELKLKKDVYDLILLDNQMPLLSGLRLVERIPDKNKNRPIIFLTVSNERENILQAAASGQLAAYLLKPFEPNSLLAKIKSALRIEQTSLIDKKEFPFSIQKISKEGYGAGVRLVGCPYGKTPERIVQEISFVLKELSQARRFFLEIEEAFHFHKNYFELLNAVVAKLATKYEIPQENILVIDTV; this is translated from the coding sequence ATGTCATATCGATCCTATAAAGTCCTCCTGGCGGAAGACGATGAAACCTCCGCGGATCTTTTGATCCATTTTCTGGAAAGATATAATTTCGAAGTAGACCATGTAGTGGACGGTGTTGCGGCGGAATTGAAACTCAAAAAAGACGTCTATGATCTGATTCTTTTGGACAATCAAATGCCGCTTTTGTCCGGTCTTAGATTGGTCGAAAGGATTCCTGACAAGAACAAGAATCGACCCATCATTTTTTTAACTGTGAGTAATGAAAGAGAGAATATCCTGCAGGCAGCAGCTAGCGGTCAGTTGGCGGCTTATCTGTTGAAGCCCTTCGAACCGAATTCACTACTGGCAAAGATCAAATCGGCATTAAGAATCGAGCAAACTTCTTTGATCGATAAGAAGGAATTCCCTTTTTCCATTCAGAAAATTTCCAAAGAAGGTTATGGAGCCGGAGTGAGGTTGGTCGGTTGTCCTTACGGGAAAACCCCGGAAAGAATCGTTCAGGAAATCAGCTTTGTCTTAAAGGAATTATCACAAGCAAGACGTTTCTTTCTGGAGATAGAAGAAGCTTTTCATTTTCACAAGAATTACTTTGAACTGCTGAATGCCGTCGTTGCCAAACTTGCGACGAAATATGAGATTCCCCAAGAAAATATTTTAGTCATTGATACCGTCTAA
- a CDS encoding esterase/lipase family protein — MPFDELYKPTDPSFRLSKDAVRFASDVSLGTLEGVRSFLTSSFDWMSQKLTELSDTPVLEKTELASLFRETGSSLQRASEKTNSGLIRALESTAAAMQTALGSLDQADSFVKKKLFENIPVSSIVGESFADFVTTSAIQPSFRLNGRDASASEVLQDWQRSGLTRTVLCIPGLFCDEGLWSAEGPFSPVATMVREGYYPIYLRFNPGAHISKNGEALYSLLKDLFALPEFQDEKTDFLSYSQGGLILRSAFYLAEKDGFRFSEKIRHALFVSSPDGGSYIEKIGFWLGLGAESLPVFPVNLIGYIGNQRSDAMKDLSHGLIREEDWQRKDPIGRYGQEFYFGELDEVNATQVYSLVSEKPGDWSNWIGDGIVEKSSLEALSERVYRKKANPEKRVRVLFGLSHYQILTSPGFQEVLTDCLKTNE, encoded by the coding sequence ATGCCTTTCGACGAATTATACAAACCTACGGACCCTAGCTTTAGACTGAGTAAGGATGCAGTCCGTTTCGCTTCCGATGTCTCCTTAGGAACCTTGGAAGGAGTCAGATCTTTCTTGACTTCTTCCTTCGACTGGATGTCCCAAAAGTTGACGGAATTGTCGGATACCCCCGTGCTGGAAAAAACGGAATTAGCTTCGCTTTTTCGGGAAACCGGCTCTTCCTTACAACGAGCTTCGGAAAAAACGAATTCAGGGTTGATTCGGGCGCTTGAGTCCACTGCGGCAGCCATGCAAACCGCGTTGGGTTCTTTGGATCAGGCGGATTCGTTCGTTAAAAAAAAGCTCTTCGAGAATATCCCAGTGTCCAGTATCGTAGGGGAATCGTTTGCGGATTTCGTAACCACCTCGGCCATTCAACCTTCCTTTCGGTTGAACGGAAGAGATGCGAGTGCAAGCGAAGTGTTGCAGGATTGGCAACGCTCCGGTTTGACAAGAACGGTGCTATGCATACCGGGTCTGTTTTGCGACGAAGGACTCTGGAGCGCCGAAGGGCCGTTCAGTCCGGTTGCGACTATGGTTCGGGAAGGTTATTATCCGATATATCTACGTTTTAATCCCGGGGCCCATATTTCTAAAAACGGTGAGGCCTTGTATTCTCTTCTCAAGGATCTGTTTGCTCTGCCGGAATTTCAAGACGAGAAAACGGATTTTTTATCCTATAGTCAAGGTGGCCTGATTTTAAGGAGTGCCTTCTATCTAGCAGAGAAAGACGGATTTCGGTTTTCGGAAAAGATACGTCATGCGTTATTCGTGAGTTCGCCCGACGGCGGATCCTATATCGAAAAGATCGGATTTTGGCTCGGGTTAGGCGCGGAGTCCCTGCCCGTATTTCCGGTAAATCTGATCGGATACATAGGTAACCAAAGAAGCGACGCGATGAAGGATTTGTCGCACGGACTGATCCGAGAGGAAGATTGGCAAAGAAAAGATCCGATCGGAAGATACGGACAGGAATTCTATTTCGGAGAACTGGACGAAGTGAATGCCACCCAGGTTTATAGCCTAGTGTCGGAAAAACCAGGCGATTGGTCGAACTGGATCGGAGACGGTATTGTGGAGAAATCCAGTTTGGAAGCTCTTTCCGAACGAGTGTATCGAAAGAAGGCAAATCCCGAAAAGAGAGTTCGAGTATTATTCGGTTTGTCTCATTATCAGATTCTGACTTCTCCCGGATTCCAAGAAGTGCTAACCGATTGTTTGAAAACAAACGAATAA
- a CDS encoding RNA polymerase sigma factor, producing the protein MGEEEFSRFVDNTREIVLAAISRYLYERFSYAIDDVAQETYLRAYKALLKGQFRGDSKLTTWLYTIARNESIRMNEVLGREETKAEKAGKRFEEERKLEPAVSDSDELEDLPTWEKAKIWVMQLPESYRSVLQYYFSGYSEKQIAEALGVPAGTVKSRAARGKEMLRRMHNSNRREGGVRWEE; encoded by the coding sequence ATGGGAGAAGAGGAATTTTCCCGCTTCGTCGACAATACTCGGGAGATCGTCTTAGCGGCGATCTCCCGCTATTTGTATGAACGCTTTTCCTACGCTATCGATGATGTCGCACAGGAAACGTATTTACGGGCTTACAAAGCCTTGTTGAAGGGTCAGTTCCGTGGTGATTCCAAGTTGACCACTTGGCTTTATACGATCGCTAGAAACGAATCCATTCGTATGAACGAAGTGTTGGGAAGAGAAGAAACCAAAGCGGAAAAAGCCGGTAAAAGATTCGAAGAAGAACGTAAGTTGGAACCGGCCGTCTCCGATTCTGACGAATTGGAAGATCTTCCTACTTGGGAGAAAGCAAAGATTTGGGTGATGCAACTTCCCGAATCTTATAGGAGCGTTCTTCAATACTATTTCTCCGGCTACTCCGAAAAACAGATTGCCGAAGCGTTAGGCGTCCCGGCAGGCACGGTAAAGTCTAGGGCGGCAAGAGGCAAGGAAATGCTGAGAAGGATGCATAACTCTAACAGAAGAGAGGGAGGGGTAAGATGGGAAGAATGA
- a CDS encoding ATP-binding protein — MFTLSYSQKLTIGFLLAVSMIAAIGGAFFWNHLTLAKAKSSEENTREIILKLESISSNIKDSEILAIRYAGANGAAFREDFGRSLYTTEIKIVELRILTRENPKQQERVRKLESLVHSLGDSALAAVPVNSPFWEKILGTLEEMKIAEKSLFQERAAIFQTRIDIGQIIILVFSVFNLFLLTALFQILKKESERRLNAEKNLSDQNSLLESILNNMADGVFAIDKKERIFLSNARILELVGSIPVLQEDWRVWIRKGGLTIARVDSPDGTNLEDSLVGIQEFFKKESSKFSVHVIKPGPEESILEVNVRLLKDRLGDPIGRVILLTEVTDRFLKERQIKELNLRLEKNLKKAENANRELEAFSYSVSHDLRSPIRGIDGFTKILVEDYSEVLDAEGNRLLGVIMKNTKVMGQLIDDLLEFYRISKNEPKSDPVDMNRLVRDCIVSLELNRATFVHDVQIAELSPAYGDSSMLKQVFMNLISNAFKYSSKKNGALVEIGGSIGDGENTYYVRDNGAGFDHQYAHKLFKIFQRLHSSDEFEGTGIGLAIVEKIVSRHGGRVWAEGEKNKGATFYFTLPSEV, encoded by the coding sequence ATGTTTACCTTAAGTTATTCCCAAAAATTGACGATCGGCTTCCTTCTTGCCGTATCAATGATCGCGGCAATAGGCGGAGCCTTCTTTTGGAATCATCTTACATTGGCCAAAGCGAAATCTTCGGAGGAGAATACGAGAGAGATTATTCTGAAACTGGAATCAATTTCTTCTAATATTAAAGATTCTGAAATATTGGCGATCCGTTACGCGGGCGCAAACGGTGCAGCTTTCCGTGAAGACTTCGGAAGGTCCTTATATACTACGGAGATAAAGATCGTCGAACTGAGAATTTTGACTCGGGAAAATCCGAAGCAGCAGGAACGTGTCCGAAAACTTGAATCCCTGGTCCATTCCTTGGGTGACTCCGCACTTGCAGCAGTTCCCGTCAATTCGCCCTTTTGGGAAAAAATACTTGGGACATTGGAAGAGATGAAGATTGCCGAGAAGTCTTTGTTCCAGGAAAGGGCAGCGATATTCCAAACTAGGATAGATATCGGGCAGATCATCATTTTGGTATTTTCGGTCTTCAATCTTTTTCTTCTGACCGCACTGTTTCAGATCTTAAAAAAGGAATCCGAAAGAAGGTTAAACGCGGAGAAAAATTTATCCGACCAGAACAGCCTTTTGGAATCGATCCTGAACAATATGGCGGACGGGGTCTTTGCGATCGATAAGAAGGAACGGATCTTTCTTAGCAACGCTAGGATTCTGGAATTGGTGGGAAGTATTCCGGTTCTTCAGGAGGATTGGAGGGTTTGGATTCGGAAGGGCGGGCTTACGATCGCAAGAGTCGATTCTCCCGACGGTACGAATCTCGAAGACTCTTTGGTCGGTATTCAGGAGTTTTTCAAAAAGGAATCCAGCAAATTTTCCGTTCATGTAATCAAGCCGGGCCCGGAAGAATCCATTCTGGAAGTGAACGTAAGGTTACTTAAGGACCGTCTCGGCGATCCTATCGGTCGAGTGATTCTTTTGACGGAAGTCACGGATCGTTTTTTGAAGGAAAGGCAGATCAAGGAATTGAATCTGAGGCTGGAAAAAAATCTAAAGAAGGCAGAAAATGCGAATCGGGAATTGGAGGCTTTCAGCTATTCCGTTTCCCACGATTTACGCTCCCCGATCCGTGGGATAGACGGGTTTACGAAAATTCTAGTGGAAGACTATTCCGAAGTTTTGGACGCCGAAGGCAATCGTCTCTTAGGCGTGATCATGAAAAACACGAAGGTCATGGGGCAATTGATCGACGATCTTCTCGAGTTTTATAGAATTTCGAAGAACGAACCAAAATCGGACCCGGTCGATATGAATCGCCTCGTCAGAGATTGTATCGTTTCCTTAGAATTGAACCGAGCCACCTTCGTACACGACGTTCAGATCGCTGAATTGTCCCCTGCTTACGGAGATTCCTCCATGCTTAAACAGGTTTTTATGAACCTGATTTCCAATGCTTTCAAATACTCTTCTAAAAAAAACGGCGCCTTGGTGGAGATCGGCGGCTCTATCGGAGACGGGGAGAACACATATTATGTTAGGGACAACGGGGCAGGATTCGACCATCAATATGCACATAAGTTATTTAAAATATTCCAAAGGTTGCATTCCTCCGATGAGTTTGAAGGAACCGGGATCGGGCTCGCGATAGTGGAAAAGATCGTGAGTCGTCACGGCGGAAGAGTTTGGGCCGAAGGAGAAAAAAACAAAGGGGCGACGTTCTATTTTACGTTGCCGTCGGAGGTTTAA
- the lvrB gene encoding hybrid histidine kinase/response regulator LvrB — MKRLKFLFLEDSPTDLELIQRELKRGGVEYVSLHVQDRDAYLKAIVEEKPDFIFSDFSLPNFDGLSALTLAKEACPSTPFIFVSGTYGEDAAIQTLTRGATDYVLKDRLVKLVPALKRALRENEETEARRKAERDKFEIEEQLRQSQKLEAMGFLAGAMAHEINNPIMAIIDYARMIEKGESDTEKVKRMAIKIQTEGERISVMVKDLLRFARQEKGQFEKVKLTHSLIKMKSISEQRAKMSKIFLQVDTTEDVCPVLCKEGQILQVLLNLVNNSIDSLNQKNEGYYDDKRVSVFAKMVDMGNKPWVRITVEDTGVGIPPELGRSIFNTFFTTKEADKGTGLGLSVSLSIVKEHGGYLSFESVPMEYTRFFLDLPCAV, encoded by the coding sequence ATGAAACGTCTTAAATTTCTTTTTTTAGAGGATTCACCTACGGATTTGGAATTAATCCAGAGAGAGCTTAAAAGAGGGGGTGTGGAATACGTCTCCCTACATGTACAGGATCGTGATGCCTATCTAAAGGCGATCGTGGAGGAAAAACCGGATTTTATTTTTTCAGATTTTTCCCTGCCGAATTTCGACGGGTTGTCCGCATTAACTCTTGCAAAGGAAGCCTGTCCGTCCACGCCCTTCATTTTCGTTTCGGGAACGTACGGAGAAGACGCGGCAATTCAGACATTAACCAGAGGCGCCACGGATTACGTATTAAAAGATCGTTTAGTGAAATTGGTTCCGGCGCTTAAAAGAGCTTTACGAGAGAATGAAGAAACCGAAGCCAGAAGAAAAGCCGAGCGGGACAAATTCGAGATAGAAGAACAACTTAGGCAGAGTCAGAAATTGGAGGCGATGGGCTTCTTAGCGGGAGCGATGGCGCATGAAATCAATAACCCGATTATGGCTATCATAGATTACGCCAGAATGATAGAAAAAGGCGAATCCGATACTGAGAAGGTGAAACGCATGGCGATTAAAATTCAGACCGAAGGGGAAAGGATTTCCGTTATGGTCAAGGACCTTCTTCGATTCGCGCGCCAGGAAAAGGGACAGTTCGAAAAGGTAAAGCTTACGCATAGCTTGATCAAAATGAAATCCATTTCGGAACAAAGAGCTAAGATGAGTAAAATTTTCCTGCAAGTCGACACAACGGAAGATGTGTGTCCGGTTTTATGCAAAGAGGGGCAGATCCTGCAAGTTCTTTTGAATTTGGTGAACAATTCCATAGATTCCTTGAACCAAAAAAACGAAGGTTACTACGATGATAAGCGGGTAAGCGTTTTCGCTAAAATGGTGGACATGGGAAATAAACCTTGGGTTAGGATTACGGTCGAAGATACTGGAGTAGGAATTCCTCCCGAACTAGGTAGATCCATTTTTAATACGTTTTTCACAACCAAGGAAGCGGATAAGGGAACCGGTTTGGGCTTATCCGTAAGTCTGAGTATCGTAAAGGAACACGGAGGGTATCTTTCATTCGAAAGTGTGCCGATGGAGTATACGCGGTTTTTCTTGGATCTTCCCTGTGCGGTTTAA